Proteins encoded within one genomic window of Ferroacidibacillus organovorans:
- a CDS encoding BlaI/MecI/CopY family transcriptional regulator, with translation MGRLKMEKGALRQQVLWIVREKGPCTAMDVCSTLRLERDISLTAVQTVLNRLVEQKLLTRSGTRRHYRYEAQPTDEVIKARASKAASDLLSQSGELGLAHFLDTMDELLPDSIQQLERLLAERRKMRKEE, from the coding sequence ATGGGGCGATTAAAGATGGAAAAGGGAGCCCTGCGTCAACAGGTGCTTTGGATTGTAAGGGAAAAAGGTCCCTGCACAGCGATGGACGTCTGTTCCACTCTTCGTCTAGAGAGGGATATATCCTTGACTGCCGTGCAGACTGTACTGAATCGATTGGTTGAGCAGAAGCTCTTGACGCGCAGTGGCACTCGCCGTCACTATCGCTATGAAGCGCAACCGACAGATGAGGTGATTAAGGCGCGAGCGTCTAAGGCGGCTTCTGATCTGCTTTCTCAATCAGGGGAGCTTGGGCTTGCCCATTTTCTTGACACGATGGATGAACTTTTGCCAGATTCGATTCAACAACTGGAGCGCTTGCTCGCAGAGCGTCGTAAAATGAGGAAAGAAGAATGA
- a CDS encoding YncE family protein: MGKQRLTSIFATSLLMGVSLGGYAVASAHSMKTANGMKQEKSNTMTSPIRKTIQNSDVLLGAAASPPSGNGNGMVLFEQVKTSKMISVPFLKNANAFQLAVVDHTAYVPTLQGKTYLIDTQTHRVISHFSSPVGARIADFSNVEHLLILTGGKSVTAFALPSLKQVWQLGVGGNALSVVGRVAYLSGNSAKNTVIIDLKNGKMMGTLPVGMIEDTAYDPQKHTLWLANWNNGNMTVVNTKTNHIVDVIHQSEGGGFSMQDMGSMQKMMKATGGYMQLAVGPRGNHVYAASFSGNILAFNAVKNTFDRKIPTLPMAKLSGIAIDPSGQYAYATVENMKETVAISLKNDKLAATFPRLVSNRWVVLH, translated from the coding sequence GTGGGTAAGCAGAGATTGACGAGTATTTTTGCGACGAGTTTGTTGATGGGTGTTTCACTCGGTGGGTATGCCGTCGCATCTGCACACTCAATGAAGACGGCAAATGGCATGAAGCAAGAGAAATCAAATACGATGACATCCCCCATAAGAAAAACAATTCAAAATTCAGATGTTTTATTGGGGGCTGCGGCAAGTCCGCCGTCAGGCAACGGGAACGGGATGGTACTGTTTGAACAAGTCAAGACTTCAAAGATGATCTCAGTGCCGTTTTTAAAGAATGCGAATGCATTTCAACTCGCAGTTGTGGATCATACCGCGTATGTGCCGACGCTACAAGGAAAGACTTATTTGATTGATACTCAAACACATCGTGTCATTTCCCATTTTTCTAGCCCTGTGGGTGCGCGGATCGCTGATTTTTCAAACGTTGAACATTTGCTCATTCTTACGGGAGGAAAATCTGTCACTGCCTTTGCGCTTCCTTCACTAAAACAGGTATGGCAGTTGGGCGTGGGAGGCAACGCGCTTTCAGTCGTGGGGCGTGTTGCCTATCTATCAGGAAATTCCGCTAAAAACACAGTGATCATTGATTTGAAAAACGGGAAGATGATGGGCACCCTTCCAGTGGGGATGATTGAGGATACAGCATATGATCCGCAGAAACACACGCTTTGGCTTGCAAATTGGAATAACGGCAATATGACCGTTGTCAATACAAAGACAAATCACATCGTCGACGTCATCCATCAATCTGAAGGTGGCGGATTTAGCATGCAGGATATGGGAAGCATGCAGAAGATGATGAAGGCGACAGGTGGATACATGCAATTGGCCGTAGGTCCGCGCGGGAATCACGTATACGCGGCCTCTTTTAGCGGAAACATTTTAGCTTTTAACGCAGTCAAAAATACGTTTGACAGGAAGATTCCGACACTTCCTATGGCTAAATTGAGCGGCATTGCGATCGATCCTTCCGGGCAGTATGCGTACGCGACGGTTGAAAACATGAAAGAGACTGTCGCGATCTCTCTGAAAAATGACAAGCTCGCAGCGACATTCCCGCGGCTTGTATCCAATCGCTGGGTTGTTCTTCATTAA
- a CDS encoding M48 family metalloprotease codes for MIRFSAIRDRIFHMYAYSLTAAGIAVLVQAGLLFALYSSLRHLVWMSSMNHSVKIPIWLYALVAILLFLILAFWFRLLANIFRQLEYRKRFLAAVTSSLAPLQLDHSIEYAGNIQWYLLYNTHERYAFTWGIKHPKVAVSQGLWETLDASAQRAVLYHELAHVIAGDTFQQSFLQALSAALHPLVVSLLYKRYLIRRELLADQFSISACEGDEVPLMTALLAVAQSAVTHEPQVSLAGAMQARLNFMESGRLPRWWDTSLRNRLLSTLIAILLTLGEGILIWCR; via the coding sequence ATGATACGATTTTCCGCGATTCGTGATCGTATTTTTCACATGTACGCATACTCGTTGACAGCGGCAGGTATTGCTGTCCTGGTTCAAGCTGGTCTTTTATTTGCGCTCTACAGTAGCTTGCGCCATCTTGTGTGGATGAGTTCCATGAATCATTCTGTCAAGATACCGATCTGGCTTTATGCACTCGTTGCGATACTTTTATTTCTCATTCTTGCATTTTGGTTTCGCCTTTTAGCCAATATTTTTCGTCAATTGGAATATAGAAAAAGGTTTCTTGCGGCGGTGACCTCGTCTCTCGCACCGCTTCAACTTGATCATTCGATTGAATACGCAGGAAACATACAGTGGTATCTATTGTACAACACACATGAACGCTACGCATTCACGTGGGGTATTAAACACCCAAAGGTTGCTGTTTCACAGGGATTATGGGAGACGCTTGATGCATCAGCGCAAAGAGCTGTGCTCTATCATGAATTGGCTCACGTTATAGCTGGGGATACATTTCAGCAATCCTTCCTGCAAGCGCTCTCAGCGGCTCTTCATCCACTTGTAGTCTCGTTGCTTTATAAACGCTATTTGATACGTCGCGAACTCTTGGCGGATCAATTTTCTATTTCCGCTTGCGAAGGCGACGAGGTTCCCCTTATGACAGCGTTGTTAGCGGTAGCCCAATCGGCAGTGACTCATGAGCCGCAGGTCAGCTTGGCAGGGGCAATGCAAGCTCGGCTTAATTTTATGGAGTCGGGACGATTGCCCCGGTGGTGGGACACTTCACTTCGCAATCGGTTGCTTTCTACATTGATTGCCATTCTTTTAACGTTAGGTGAGGGTATTTTGATTTGGTGTCGCTAA
- the sdaAB gene encoding L-serine ammonia-lyase, iron-sulfur-dependent subunit beta: MRQRRQAERFVSEFLANHREWSDGLDMKYQSAFEMIGPVMVGPSSSHTAGAVRIGNLAREILGETPRIVEFRLMGSFYETYQGHGTDLALLAGVMGYPTDHPAVSEADQRAVEAGLSYAFKKEHLGFFHPNTVGILLHGDQRKIDLIASSLGGGKVEVQELFGLPIRFSGEKNTLILHHADQRGFLAKVSNALDAEGYNIARLSLERWRRGGYAITVCEVDEEIQNDLPEILHSKVPQLKDIRVVQGS, translated from the coding sequence TTGCGGCAACGCCGACAGGCAGAGCGCTTCGTGAGCGAGTTTTTGGCAAACCACAGGGAATGGAGTGACGGATTAGACATGAAATATCAGAGCGCCTTTGAGATGATCGGTCCCGTCATGGTGGGGCCGTCCAGTTCACATACGGCAGGAGCTGTGCGCATTGGCAATTTGGCGAGAGAAATTCTGGGCGAAACTCCGCGTATCGTAGAGTTTCGACTGATGGGTTCCTTTTACGAGACATACCAAGGACACGGAACAGACTTGGCATTGCTGGCGGGTGTTATGGGTTATCCGACGGATCATCCTGCTGTGTCTGAAGCCGACCAGCGCGCGGTTGAAGCAGGGTTGAGTTATGCGTTCAAAAAGGAACATTTGGGATTTTTTCATCCGAATACGGTGGGCATCTTGTTGCACGGGGACCAGCGTAAGATTGACTTGATCGCGAGCTCCCTTGGCGGCGGCAAGGTTGAGGTGCAGGAGCTTTTCGGGCTTCCGATTCGCTTTTCGGGTGAAAAAAATACGCTGATTCTCCATCACGCCGACCAGCGCGGATTTCTCGCAAAGGTGTCGAATGCCTTAGATGCAGAAGGTTATAATATCGCCCGTTTGAGTCTTGAACGTTGGCGTCGGGGAGGTTATGCCATCACGGTTTGTGAGGTCGACGAAGAGATCCAGAATGATCTGCCAGAGATTCTTCATTCAAAGGTTCCGCAATTAAAAGACATTCGTGTGGTTCAAGGGAGTTAA